From one Rhodovulum sp. ES.010 genomic stretch:
- a CDS encoding peptidoglycan -binding protein — MALTRRSGQRFQASIWPGFVDAMTALLLVLMFVLSIFMIVQEMLRETITGQESELSQLNAEVTALADALGMERRRTADLEAEVGELGSALGAARAEAEERAALIESLRGRVAAQEADLESARASITEFEVRVAELVAQRDTARDRGATLAEEVAALEARRTELAAERDRLSQALAATRSEVDAQAEAARLAAARREALEALIAELRAEAAESDEARAALAGKVTALEEALSEEEAARLAEAAAAQALRERLAGADDELTAMTLALEDERRRAEETLTLLAAADRARDEAQAERQAAEAAAEAARAAEAEAEALAVRRLSEAERRSALLDQANRLLAEEEAASAESQRRVALLNRQVAALRRDLGSLQALLDDAEEREAAAQVQIDSLGTRLNAALARAAAEERRRAELEEAERRRLEEEARRLEEEKKNLENYRSEFFGQLRRLLAGREGVRIVGDRFVFSSEVLFRPAEATLSPDGRAQIANVVAILRDVADQIPRDIDWILRVDGHTDDVPLAEGAEFADNWELSQARALSVVRYMVDDLGFPPGRLAAAGFGEFQPVAEGDSAEARAQNRRIELKLTER, encoded by the coding sequence GTGGCCCTGACGCGGCGCAGCGGGCAACGGTTCCAGGCGTCGATCTGGCCGGGTTTCGTCGACGCGATGACGGCGCTCTTGCTGGTGCTGATGTTCGTCCTGTCGATCTTCATGATCGTGCAGGAGATGCTGCGCGAGACGATCACCGGGCAGGAAAGCGAACTCTCGCAACTGAACGCCGAAGTCACGGCGCTGGCCGATGCGCTGGGCATGGAACGGCGGCGGACGGCGGACCTGGAGGCGGAGGTGGGCGAACTCGGCTCGGCGCTCGGCGCGGCCCGCGCCGAGGCCGAGGAACGCGCCGCGCTGATCGAGTCGCTTCGCGGCCGTGTCGCGGCGCAGGAGGCCGATCTCGAGTCTGCGCGCGCCTCGATCACGGAGTTCGAGGTGCGGGTGGCCGAGTTGGTGGCGCAGCGCGACACCGCGCGCGACCGGGGTGCGACGCTCGCCGAGGAGGTCGCGGCCCTGGAGGCGCGGCGCACCGAACTGGCGGCGGAACGCGACCGGCTCTCGCAGGCGTTGGCAGCGACACGGTCGGAGGTGGACGCCCAGGCCGAGGCCGCGCGGCTGGCGGCGGCCCGGCGCGAGGCGCTGGAGGCGCTGATCGCCGAGTTGCGCGCGGAGGCCGCCGAAAGCGACGAGGCGCGCGCCGCGCTGGCGGGCAAGGTCACGGCGCTGGAAGAGGCCCTGTCCGAGGAAGAGGCCGCGCGCCTGGCCGAGGCGGCCGCAGCCCAGGCCCTCCGGGAGCGGCTGGCCGGCGCGGATGACGAATTGACGGCGATGACGCTCGCGCTGGAGGACGAACGGCGCCGGGCGGAAGAGACGCTGACCCTGCTGGCCGCGGCGGATCGCGCGCGCGACGAGGCGCAGGCCGAACGGCAGGCCGCCGAGGCCGCGGCGGAAGCGGCCCGCGCGGCCGAGGCCGAGGCCGAGGCGCTGGCGGTACGGCGGTTGAGCGAGGCCGAGCGCCGCTCCGCGCTGCTGGACCAGGCCAACCGCCTGCTTGCCGAGGAGGAGGCCGCCTCCGCCGAGAGCCAGCGCCGTGTCGCCCTGCTGAACCGGCAGGTCGCCGCGCTGCGCCGTGACCTGGGCAGCCTTCAGGCGCTTCTGGACGACGCCGAGGAGCGCGAGGCCGCGGCCCAGGTGCAGATCGACTCGCTTGGTACACGGCTCAACGCCGCGCTGGCCCGGGCGGCGGCCGAGGAACGCCGGCGCGCCGAGCTGGAGGAGGCCGAGCGCCGGCGGCTGGAGGAAGAGGCGCGCCGGCTCGAAGAGGAGAAGAAGAACCTCGAGAACTATCGCTCGGAATTCTTCGGCCAGTTGCGGCGCCTGCTGGCGGGGCGCGAGGGCGTGCGGATCGTGGGCGATCGTTTCGTCTTCTCCTCCGAGGTGCTGTTCCGCCCCGCCGAGGCGACGCTGTCGCCCGACGGGCGCGCCCAGATCGCCAATGTCGTCGCGATCCTGCGCGACGTGGCGGACCAGATTCCAAGGGACATCGACTGGATCCTGCGCGTCGACGGCCATACCGACGATGTGCCGCTGGCCGAGGGGGCGGAATTCGCCGACAACTGGGAACTCAGCCAGGCCCGCGCGCTGTCGGTCGTGCGCTACATGGTCGACGACCTGGGCTTTCCGCCCGGACGCCTCGCGGCGGCGGGGTTCGGCGAGTTCCAGCCCGTGGCAGAGGGCGACAGCGCCGAGGCGCGCGCGCAGAACCGCCGGATCGAACTCAAGCTGACGGAGCGCTAG
- a CDS encoding biopolymer transporter ExbB gives MDMTDREAEPQFSRPLRQILLMLTSIVLFSTGAYLAYPQVAPVFLANPYLNGAIFLVFVIGVLACFLQVVQLIASVRWIEDFAAGTPGHEVTRAPRLLAPLAALMRKRRGRRMQIGAASARSILESVATRIEEARDITRYIVNLLIFLGLLGTFYGLATVVPAVVETIQSLAPQQGESGVEVFGRLMTGLEAQLGGMGTAFASSLLGLAGSLVVGLLELFAGHGQNRFYRELEEWLSSITRLGFTSGDGESEAGVETGLLAATLDQLAEQMEGLHALFSRADDGRQALEGRVGDLANAVETLGRALEGQLGQSEAVTAALNRVAEGQERAAAAIESRMGEEGAMADAEARMRLRSIDVQLLRILEEISAGRQETVTDLRGDLAALGRALSKLSPEGERWS, from the coding sequence ATGGACATGACCGACCGCGAGGCCGAGCCGCAGTTTTCCCGACCGCTGCGCCAGATCCTGCTGATGCTCACCTCGATCGTGCTGTTCTCGACCGGGGCGTATCTGGCCTATCCGCAGGTCGCGCCGGTCTTCCTCGCCAACCCCTATCTCAACGGCGCGATCTTCCTCGTCTTCGTGATCGGCGTGCTGGCCTGCTTCCTTCAGGTCGTCCAGCTGATCGCCTCGGTGCGCTGGATCGAGGATTTCGCCGCCGGCACGCCGGGGCACGAGGTCACCCGCGCGCCGCGGCTCCTTGCGCCGCTCGCCGCGCTCATGCGCAAGCGGCGCGGGCGGCGGATGCAGATCGGCGCGGCCTCGGCGCGCTCGATCCTCGAGTCCGTCGCGACCCGCATCGAGGAGGCGCGCGACATCACGCGCTACATCGTCAACCTGCTGATCTTCCTCGGCCTTCTGGGCACTTTCTACGGGCTTGCCACGGTCGTGCCTGCGGTGGTCGAAACGATCCAGTCGCTCGCGCCGCAACAAGGCGAAAGCGGGGTCGAGGTGTTCGGCCGGCTGATGACCGGGCTCGAGGCGCAGCTTGGCGGCATGGGCACCGCCTTCGCCTCGTCGCTCCTGGGGCTTGCGGGCTCGCTGGTGGTGGGACTCCTGGAGCTTTTCGCGGGGCACGGCCAGAACCGCTTTTACCGCGAGCTCGAGGAATGGCTGTCCTCGATCACCCGGCTCGGCTTCACCTCCGGCGACGGCGAGTCCGAGGCGGGGGTCGAGACGGGGCTGCTGGCGGCCACGCTCGACCAGTTGGCCGAGCAGATGGAGGGGCTGCACGCGCTGTTTTCCCGTGCCGACGATGGACGGCAGGCGCTGGAGGGGCGGGTCGGCGATCTGGCCAACGCGGTCGAGACGCTGGGCCGCGCGCTCGAGGGCCAGCTCGGCCAGAGCGAGGCCGTGACCGCCGCGCTGAACCGGGTCGCGGAGGGCCAGGAACGCGCGGCGGCGGCCATCGAGTCGCGGATGGGCGAGGAGGGCGCGATGGCCGATGCCGAGGCGCGCATGCGGCTGCGCTCGATCGACGTGCAGTTGCTGCGCATCCTCGAGGAAATCTCCGCCGGACGGCAGGAAACCGTGACCGACCTGCGTGGCGATCTCGCGGCGCTGGGCCGGGCGCTGTCGAAGCTGTCGCCCGAGGGCGAGCGGTGGAGTTGA
- the clpA gene encoding ATP-dependent Clp protease ATP-binding subunit ClpA — MPSFSNTLEQAIHAALALANARRHELATLEHLLLALIDEPDAAKVMQACSVDLEELRKTLSEFIEDELSTLVTDIEGSEAVPTAAFQRVIQRAAIHVQSSGRTEVTGANVLVAIFAERESNAAYFLQEQDMTRYDAVNFIAHGVAKDPSFGEHRPITGASEFEEEAQSPGQGESGEARESALAKYCVDLNAKSRKGDVDPLIGREHEVERCIQVLCRRRKNNPLLVGDPGVGKTAIAEGLARKIVSGETPEVLSNATIFALDMGALLAGTRYRGDFEERLKAVVSELEEHPDAILFIDEIHTVIGAGATSGGAMDASNLLKPALQGGKLRCMGSTTYKEFRQHFEKDRALSRRFQKIDVTEPSVDDAVKILKGLKPYFEQHHEIKYTSDAIKTAVELSARYIHDRKLPDKAIDVIDEAGAAQHLVAESKRRKTIGTKEIEAVVAKIARIPPKNVSKDDAKVLKDLEGTLKRVVFGQDKAIEALSASIKLARAGLREPEKPIGNYLFAGPTGVGKTEVAKQLASTLGVELLRFDMSEYMEKHAVSRLIGAPPGYVGFDQGGLLTDGVDQNPHCVLLLDEIEKAHPDVFNILLQVMDHGKLTDHNGRQVDFRNVVLIMTSNAGATEQAKAAIGFGRDRREGEDTAAIERTFTPEFRNRLDAVISFQPLPKSVILQVVEKFVLQLEAQLLDRNVTIELTKPAAEWLAEKGYDDKMGARPLGRVIQETIKKPLAEELLFGKLAKGGVVKVGIKDGEIDLQVDEPEKRRLDSKKPPLLTAE, encoded by the coding sequence GTGCCTTCGTTTTCGAACACACTCGAGCAAGCCATCCACGCCGCGCTCGCGCTGGCCAACGCCCGACGGCACGAGCTTGCCACGCTTGAACATCTGTTGCTGGCCCTGATCGACGAGCCCGACGCGGCCAAGGTGATGCAGGCCTGCTCGGTCGACCTCGAGGAGCTTCGCAAGACCCTGTCGGAATTCATCGAGGACGAGTTGTCGACCCTGGTGACCGACATCGAGGGCTCCGAGGCGGTGCCGACCGCCGCGTTCCAGCGCGTGATCCAGCGCGCCGCGATCCACGTGCAGTCCTCGGGCCGGACCGAGGTGACGGGGGCCAACGTGCTGGTCGCGATCTTCGCCGAACGGGAATCGAACGCGGCCTATTTCCTGCAGGAACAGGACATGACGCGCTACGACGCGGTGAACTTCATCGCCCATGGCGTCGCCAAGGACCCCTCCTTCGGGGAGCATCGCCCGATCACCGGCGCCAGCGAGTTCGAGGAGGAGGCGCAATCCCCGGGCCAAGGCGAGTCGGGCGAGGCGCGGGAATCCGCGCTGGCCAAGTACTGCGTCGACCTCAACGCCAAGTCGCGCAAGGGCGACGTCGACCCGCTGATCGGCCGCGAGCACGAGGTGGAGCGCTGCATCCAGGTGCTGTGCCGCCGCCGCAAGAACAACCCGCTGCTGGTCGGCGACCCGGGCGTGGGCAAGACCGCCATCGCAGAGGGTCTCGCGCGCAAGATCGTCTCGGGCGAAACCCCCGAGGTGCTGTCGAACGCGACCATCTTCGCGCTCGACATGGGCGCGCTGCTGGCCGGGACGCGCTATCGCGGCGATTTCGAGGAGCGGCTGAAGGCTGTCGTCTCGGAACTGGAAGAGCACCCCGACGCGATCCTCTTCATCGACGAGATCCACACGGTGATCGGCGCGGGCGCCACGTCGGGCGGCGCGATGGACGCCTCCAACCTGCTGAAACCCGCGCTGCAGGGCGGCAAGCTGCGCTGCATGGGCTCCACCACCTACAAGGAGTTCCGCCAGCATTTCGAGAAGGACCGCGCGCTCAGCCGCCGGTTCCAGAAGATCGACGTGACCGAGCCCTCGGTCGATGATGCTGTGAAGATCCTCAAGGGTCTCAAGCCCTATTTCGAGCAGCATCACGAGATCAAGTATACCTCGGACGCGATCAAGACGGCGGTGGAACTGTCCGCGCGTTACATCCACGACCGCAAGCTGCCCGACAAGGCCATCGACGTGATCGACGAGGCCGGCGCGGCGCAGCACCTGGTCGCGGAATCCAAGCGGCGCAAGACCATCGGCACCAAGGAGATCGAGGCGGTCGTCGCCAAGATCGCCCGGATCCCTCCGAAGAACGTCAGCAAGGACGACGCCAAGGTACTCAAGGACCTGGAAGGCACGCTCAAGCGCGTGGTCTTCGGCCAGGACAAGGCCATCGAGGCGCTCTCGGCCTCGATCAAGCTGGCCCGCGCGGGCCTGCGCGAACCCGAGAAGCCCATCGGCAACTACCTGTTCGCCGGTCCCACGGGCGTCGGCAAGACCGAGGTCGCCAAGCAGCTGGCCAGCACGCTGGGCGTCGAACTGCTGCGCTTCGACATGTCGGAATACATGGAGAAGCACGCGGTCTCGCGCCTGATCGGCGCGCCCCCGGGCTATGTCGGCTTCGACCAGGGGGGCCTCCTGACCGACGGGGTCGACCAGAACCCGCATTGCGTGCTGCTGCTCGACGAAATCGAGAAGGCGCACCCGGACGTGTTCAACATCCTGCTGCAGGTGATGGATCACGGCAAGCTGACCGACCACAACGGTCGGCAGGTGGATTTCCGCAACGTGGTGCTGATCATGACCTCGAACGCCGGCGCCACCGAACAGGCCAAGGCCGCCATCGGCTTCGGCCGCGACCGGCGCGAGGGCGAGGATACCGCCGCCATCGAGCGGACCTTCACACCCGAGTTCCGCAACCGTCTGGACGCGGTCATCAGCTTCCAGCCGCTGCCGAAATCCGTCATCCTGCAGGTCGTCGAGAAGTTCGTCCTGCAACTCGAGGCGCAGCTTCTGGACCGCAACGTCACCATCGAGCTCACCAAGCCGGCGGCGGAATGGCTGGCCGAGAAGGGCTACGACGACAAGATGGGCGCGCGCCCGCTGGGCCGCGTGATCCAGGAGACGATCAAGAAGCCGCTGGCCGAGGAGTTGCTGTTCGGCAAGCTCGCCAAGGGCGGTGTCGTGAAGGTCGGCATCAAGGATGGCGAGATCGACCTGCAGGTCGACGAGCCCGAGAAGCGCCGGCTCGACTCGAAGAAGCCGCCGCTGCTCACCGCCGAGTGA
- a CDS encoding prephenate/arogenate dehydrogenase family protein, which yields MSPLYDRVALIGLGLIAGSMALAMRRAGLAGEVVGTARSAETRATAAEIGLVDRVVDTAAEAVEGADLVVLAVPVGAMAALAEEIAPHLKPGATVTDVGSVKRAVIDTVAPHIPEGVHFIPGHPLAGTEHSGPRSGFAELFDNRWCLLVPVNGSDRNAVARLRALWEGIGAHVDEMDPDHHDLVLAVTSHAPHLIAYTMVGVADDLRRVTDSEVIKYSAAGFRDFTRIAASDPTMWRDVFLTNKDATLEILGRFTEELFALQRAIRTGDGEQLFEYFTRTRAIRRGIIEAGQDTDAPDFGRTKVHS from the coding sequence ATGAGCCCGCTTTACGATCGCGTCGCGCTGATCGGGCTGGGGCTCATCGCGGGGTCGATGGCGCTGGCGATGCGCCGCGCGGGGCTGGCGGGCGAGGTCGTGGGCACCGCGCGCTCGGCCGAGACCCGCGCCACCGCCGCCGAGATCGGGCTGGTCGACCGGGTGGTGGACACCGCCGCCGAGGCCGTCGAGGGCGCCGATCTCGTGGTTCTGGCCGTGCCGGTCGGTGCGATGGCGGCGCTTGCCGAAGAGATCGCGCCGCATCTGAAACCCGGCGCGACCGTGACCGATGTCGGCTCGGTCAAGCGGGCGGTGATCGATACGGTCGCGCCGCATATCCCCGAGGGCGTGCATTTCATCCCCGGCCACCCGCTCGCGGGCACCGAGCATTCGGGGCCGCGCTCGGGCTTTGCCGAACTCTTCGACAACCGCTGGTGCCTGCTGGTGCCCGTCAACGGAAGCGACCGGAACGCGGTCGCCCGCCTGCGGGCGCTCTGGGAGGGGATCGGCGCCCATGTCGACGAGATGGACCCCGACCACCACGACCTCGTCCTGGCCGTGACCAGCCATGCGCCGCACCTCATCGCCTACACGATGGTCGGCGTCGCCGACGACCTGCGGCGCGTCACCGACAGCGAGGTCATCAAGTATTCGGCCGCCGGCTTCCGCGACTTCACCCGGATCGCCGCCTCGGACCCGACCATGTGGCGCGACGTGTTCCTGACCAACAAGGACGCGACCTTGGAAATTCTCGGCCGGTTCACCGAGGAGCTCTTCGCGCTGCAACGCGCGATCCGCACAGGTGACGGCGAGCAACTTTTCGAGTATTTCACGAGGACAAGGGCGATCCGGCGCGGCATCATCGAGGCCGGGCAGGACACCGACGCCCCGGATTTCGGCCGGACGAAGGTGCATTCATGA
- a CDS encoding extensin family protein codes for MTRLLPILLSFSLLAGSAAAAATEASPRPEPRPAQAKGLSHAVLPALGRSLRPVPRPALPTLVAATSAGIRTQPSAVLTRKRGAICGDPAIRGEVLAPIAGRIRGCGVERPVRVTAVDGVPLTRPATVDCTTARALRAWVASGVKPVVGRTGGGVASIKVVADYACRTRNNQPGAKLSEHGRGRAVDVAAINLRNGASISVLNGWRDPKQGRLLRAMHKAACGPFGTVLGPDSDRFHQNHFHLDTARYRSGAYCR; via the coding sequence ATGACGCGTCTCTTGCCAATTCTGCTGAGTTTCTCGCTGCTTGCGGGGTCCGCTGCGGCGGCCGCCACCGAAGCCTCCCCGCGCCCCGAACCGCGCCCCGCGCAGGCCAAAGGTCTGTCGCACGCCGTGCTGCCGGCGCTGGGCCGTTCGCTCCGGCCGGTGCCGCGGCCCGCGCTTCCCACGCTCGTCGCGGCGACATCGGCGGGAATCCGCACACAACCGTCTGCGGTCCTGACCCGCAAGCGCGGCGCGATCTGCGGCGATCCGGCCATCCGGGGCGAGGTGCTGGCACCGATCGCGGGCCGCATACGGGGCTGCGGCGTCGAACGACCCGTGCGCGTGACGGCGGTGGATGGCGTGCCGCTGACCCGGCCCGCGACGGTGGACTGCACCACGGCCCGCGCGCTGCGCGCCTGGGTGGCGAGCGGCGTGAAGCCGGTGGTCGGGCGGACGGGCGGCGGCGTCGCTTCGATCAAGGTGGTCGCCGACTACGCCTGCCGCACGCGCAACAACCAGCCCGGCGCGAAGCTCTCCGAACACGGGCGCGGGCGGGCTGTCGATGTCGCCGCGATCAACCTGCGGAACGGGGCGTCGATCAGCGTGCTCAACGGTTGGCGCGACCCGAAACAGGGGCGGCTGTTGCGGGCCATGCACAAGGCGGCCTGCGGGCCGTTCGGAACGGTGCTCGGGCCGGACTCGGACCGCTTCCACCAGAACCATTTCCACCTCGACACGGCGCGTTACCGCAGCGGGGCCTACTGCCGCTAG
- a CDS encoding DUF2125 domain-containing protein encodes MRLLLTLAIAAAVLWTAYWALAARGLERGLAGWIETRRAEGWAADYATIEVTGYPLRFDTALSGLMLADPDTGLAWTAPTFRIEAESHRPQRVTAIWPASQQIATPDQKIALGAGRMEGRLGFRPGVALELAEGAFTLERVSLASTADWNAALARADLAVQAVEGRPATYAVDFNAEEMRPPAPLVALLDRAGLLPEVFQHMRVDAVLAFDAPWDRTAIEDRRPQITAVDIGKLDARWGDLALEAAGELDVNADGRPAGTLTVRATNWREMVEIARASGRLPEGLADRVEQGLGLLAGLSGRPETLDVALRFAAGQTWLGPVPLGPAPDFTIR; translated from the coding sequence ATGCGGCTTCTGTTGACCTTGGCGATCGCGGCGGCGGTGCTGTGGACAGCCTACTGGGCGCTTGCCGCGCGTGGCCTGGAACGCGGGCTGGCCGGATGGATCGAAACCCGGCGCGCCGAGGGCTGGGCGGCCGACTACGCCACCATCGAGGTCACGGGCTATCCGCTGCGCTTCGACACGGCGCTGAGCGGACTGATGCTCGCCGACCCGGACACCGGCCTTGCCTGGACAGCACCCACGTTCCGCATCGAGGCCGAAAGCCACCGGCCGCAGCGGGTCACGGCGATCTGGCCCGCCTCCCAGCAGATCGCGACGCCCGACCAGAAGATCGCGCTGGGCGCGGGCCGGATGGAGGGGCGGCTGGGCTTCCGGCCCGGCGTGGCGCTGGAACTGGCCGAGGGCGCCTTCACGCTGGAGCGGGTGTCGCTCGCCTCGACGGCGGACTGGAACGCCGCGCTCGCCCGGGCCGACCTGGCGGTGCAGGCTGTGGAGGGGCGGCCCGCGACCTACGCGGTGGACTTCAACGCCGAGGAGATGCGCCCGCCCGCCCCCCTCGTCGCGCTGCTGGACCGGGCGGGCCTGCTTCCCGAGGTCTTCCAGCACATGCGCGTCGACGCGGTGCTGGCCTTCGACGCGCCGTGGGATCGCACCGCGATCGAGGATCGCCGGCCGCAGATCACCGCGGTCGATATCGGCAAGCTCGACGCGCGCTGGGGCGATCTGGCGCTTGAGGCGGCGGGCGAGCTGGACGTGAACGCGGACGGCCGGCCGGCGGGGACGCTGACGGTGCGGGCGACGAACTGGCGCGAGATGGTGGAGATCGCGCGCGCCTCGGGGCGGCTGCCCGAGGGGCTGGCCGACCGCGTCGAGCAGGGGTTGGGGCTTCTCGCGGGGCTTTCGGGGCGGCCCGAAACGCTGGACGTGGCCTTGCGCTTCGCCGCCGGGCAGACCTGGCTGGGCCCGGTGCCGCTCGGCCCCGCCCCGGATTTCACGATCCGCTAG
- the gloB gene encoding hydroxyacylglutathione hydrolase encodes MPLEIVTVPCLSDNYAYLLHDADSGATAVVDAPEAEPVEAALAARGWRLTDILITHHHHDHIGGVEALRDAHGARVVGAAADAHRLPPLDLAVAEGDSVAVGGETGRVLDVSGHTVGHIAYHFPGTGAVFTADSLMALGCGRVFEGTPEMMWQSLSRLAALPADTLVYSGHEYTAKNAEFALTVEPDNPALNARAEEIGRLRAEGTPTVPARLSEEIETNPFLRADRPEVKAAVGLADASDAEVFAEIRARKDRF; translated from the coding sequence ATGCCCCTCGAGATCGTCACCGTGCCGTGCCTCAGCGACAATTACGCCTACCTTCTGCATGACGCGGACAGCGGCGCGACGGCGGTGGTTGATGCGCCCGAGGCGGAGCCGGTCGAGGCCGCGCTGGCCGCGCGCGGCTGGCGGCTGACCGACATCCTGATCACCCATCACCATCATGACCATATCGGCGGCGTCGAGGCGCTGCGCGACGCGCACGGCGCCCGCGTCGTGGGGGCGGCGGCCGATGCCCACCGCCTGCCCCCGCTGGACCTGGCGGTCGCCGAGGGCGACAGCGTGGCGGTGGGCGGCGAGACGGGCCGCGTGCTCGACGTCTCGGGCCACACGGTCGGGCACATCGCCTATCACTTTCCTGGCACCGGCGCGGTGTTCACCGCCGACAGCCTGATGGCGCTGGGCTGCGGGCGGGTGTTCGAGGGCACGCCGGAGATGATGTGGCAAAGCCTGTCCAGGCTCGCGGCCCTGCCCGCCGACACGCTGGTCTATTCGGGCCACGAATACACCGCGAAGAACGCCGAATTCGCCCTGACCGTCGAGCCGGACAACCCCGCACTGAACGCCCGCGCCGAGGAGATCGGGCGGCTGCGCGCCGAGGGCACGCCCACCGTGCCGGCGCGGCTGTCCGAGGAGATAGAGACGAATCCGTTCCTGCGCGCGGACCGGCCCGAGGTCAAGGCGGCCGTCGGCCTCGCCGATGCGTCCGACGCGGAGGTCTTCGCCGAGATCCGGGCGCGGAAGGACCGCTTCTGA
- a CDS encoding class I SAM-dependent methyltransferase: MHLDVLDLRNFYYRTNLGRVAQRAIRDQVLDLWPEARGQNVVGFGFAVPLLRPFLADSRRVIALMPGQQGVMPWPAGEPNISVLSEETAWPLPDGFVDKLVLLHGLETSENPAAVLEEASRVLGPGGRALFIVPNRSGLWARRDGTPFGFGRPYSNGQLEAQLRRHAFEPQTHRAALFSPPTARRFWLKTAPMWENAGRRISAYYAGGVLMVEATKRVYRPTGLSVRDELPRPLRVLEGLPRPGAEPA, encoded by the coding sequence ATGCACCTCGACGTCCTGGACCTGAGGAACTTCTACTACCGCACCAATCTGGGGCGCGTCGCGCAGCGGGCAATCCGTGACCAGGTGCTGGACCTCTGGCCCGAGGCGCGCGGGCAGAACGTGGTGGGCTTCGGCTTCGCGGTGCCGCTCTTGCGGCCGTTCCTGGCCGACTCGCGCCGGGTGATCGCGCTGATGCCGGGCCAGCAGGGGGTGATGCCCTGGCCGGCCGGCGAGCCCAACATCTCGGTGCTGTCGGAGGAAACCGCCTGGCCGCTGCCCGACGGCTTCGTCGACAAGCTGGTTCTGCTCCACGGGCTGGAGACCAGCGAGAACCCGGCCGCCGTGCTGGAAGAGGCGTCGCGCGTCCTCGGCCCCGGCGGACGGGCGCTGTTCATCGTGCCGAACCGCTCCGGGCTCTGGGCGCGCCGCGACGGCACGCCGTTCGGCTTTGGCCGGCCCTATTCCAACGGCCAGCTCGAAGCGCAGCTGCGCCGCCATGCCTTCGAGCCGCAGACCCACCGCGCCGCCTTGTTTTCCCCGCCCACGGCGCGGCGATTCTGGCTCAAGACCGCGCCGATGTGGGAAAATGCGGGGCGTCGCATCTCTGCCTATTACGCGGGCGGCGTGCTGATGGTGGAGGCAACCAAGCGGGTCTACCGCCCGACGGGCTTGTCCGTGCGGGACGAGCTTCCGCGCCCGTTGCGGGTGCTCGAAGGGTTGCCGCGGCCCGGCGCCGAACCCGCCTGA
- a CDS encoding gamma-glutamylcyclotransferase encodes MRDALWVFGYGSLLWNPGFPVAERRLARLDGWHRSFCMRSIHHRGTETEPGLVLALDAAAGAACHGVVLRAEPGSEAATLAYLRERELISSAYFETELDVVFEDASDGLTSLAYVIDPDHVQYCGGLPLEDQAQIIARAAGGMGPNDEYLFNTVEHLIELGIEDPDLSWLAARVRTLKGQ; translated from the coding sequence ATGCGCGACGCACTTTGGGTCTTCGGCTACGGCTCGCTTTTGTGGAATCCGGGATTTCCGGTCGCCGAGCGGCGGCTGGCGCGGCTCGACGGCTGGCACCGCAGCTTCTGCATGCGCTCGATCCACCACCGCGGCACCGAGACCGAGCCGGGTCTCGTGCTCGCGCTCGACGCGGCGGCGGGGGCGGCCTGCCATGGCGTGGTGCTGCGTGCCGAACCCGGCAGCGAGGCGGCGACGCTGGCCTATCTGCGCGAGCGCGAGCTGATCTCGTCGGCCTATTTCGAGACGGAGCTCGACGTGGTCTTCGAGGACGCAAGCGACGGGCTGACCTCTCTGGCCTATGTGATCGATCCCGACCACGTGCAGTATTGCGGCGGCCTGCCGCTGGAGGATCAGGCGCAGATCATCGCGCGGGCGGCCGGCGGCATGGGGCCGAACGACGAATATCTTTTCAATACCGTCGAGCACCTCATCGAGCTGGGGATCGAGGACCCGGACCTGTCGTGGCTGGCGGCGCGGGTCCGGACGCTGAAAGGGCAATGA
- a CDS encoding M23 family metallopeptidase gives MALPIDCWPGYDCNLAAHVDRDPGPGAADYTCGPLSRDGLVRTEFAAPPGTAILAPAPGSVIATRDGRPDGPNAAPARPGDCGNGVILDHGAGWQTRYCHLAPGSVAVPVGRRVARGTRLGRVGTSGAAARPMLGFELRHRGRAVDPFAPDDPVICDAPRGRTLWQDPPPYPRPGGAF, from the coding sequence TTGGCGCTGCCGATCGACTGCTGGCCCGGCTATGACTGCAACCTCGCCGCCCATGTCGACCGCGATCCCGGCCCCGGGGCGGCCGACTACACCTGCGGCCCCCTCAGCCGCGACGGTCTCGTGCGGACGGAGTTCGCGGCCCCGCCCGGCACGGCAATCCTCGCCCCCGCCCCCGGCAGCGTCATCGCGACACGCGACGGGCGGCCGGACGGCCCGAACGCGGCCCCCGCGCGCCCCGGAGATTGCGGAAACGGCGTGATCCTCGACCACGGCGCCGGCTGGCAGACGCGCTACTGCCACCTCGCCCCCGGCAGCGTCGCGGTGCCTGTGGGCCGGCGCGTCGCGCGGGGCACGCGGCTGGGGCGCGTCGGCACCAGCGGCGCGGCGGCGCGTCCCATGCTGGGCTTCGAGCTGCGCCACCGCGGCCGCGCCGTGGACCCCTTCGCCCCGGACGATCCCGTCATCTGCGACGCGCCGCGCGGGCGCACGCTCTGGCAGGATCCGCCCCCCTATCCGCGCCCGGGCGGCGCGTTCTAG